CGGCccagcacaaaaaaaaaaaaatagcccAGCACGTGTCTGGGCCGTCCGCCAGGCACGTAAGCCCAGCTCGACACGCgcgggaggcacggcgtgccggcaAGGCCAAAACagcagaaaagaaagagaaaaagaaaaaggaagcgGTCTGGTTGGTCGCCCCGTGAACGTGAAGCAGCGAAGCGTCCCGGCAAAGGCACCGGTGGCCGCGTCCAGCGCCTATCGTTTCCGGGGCCCTCtcgcctcctctcttctcccccgtCCGTTCTCCTGGCGGTGTGGCCTCCTgctcttcctcctcgtcctcgcacTCCTCTCGACCGCTAGTTCACCTCCCCGTCACCATATAAACCCTATCCCTCTCCGGTCCCCGCCTTGTCGTGAAgcgccccgcgccgccgccggcgacaaGCGTGCAGGAGCAGCAGCTGCCGCCCCCCAACCGATGGCGACCGCCGTGGCGTCGCAGCCGCGCCACCTCCCCCTCGGCGCCGGCGGAGAGCCCAGGTGCACGGCCAGGTTCGTGGCTCCACTACGCTCCCGCTTACGCTGTTGTTCGGCGCCACGATTCGGGTGTTTAGCCGTTCGCTCGTGAGAGGATGGACTGGACGAATGAGTTGGTTGTAGTCGTGGGGTTCATTCAATTGGTCGTAGAATTGCGCGCATGCATCGGCGCTGCGCGGCTGGAGGAACTCTGTGAATGTAGCATTTCGGTGGTCTCAGACACCAGAGCTTCCAGACGGGGAGTACCTTGAAACGGACTTGGGGGGCTTGGCAATTTCAGATGCTCTGCTAGATTTCTGTCTGATTCAGTGAGATTATAATCTCCTGAGTGACGTGACTTGATATATATCTGTCgcggaccaatactagggtaccctaagaggaggagctaatgaccatcaacattgagtcATTCGTGCGATCAAGAGCGCGGCTACACCTTttgctgggctccgcctcgtccggccACCGGGGCCAGGGctctgcctcgtctgacccccgagggttggttcCGCCTCGGTGAACGCTGCggccgcgggctctgccttgcctgacccccgagggttggctccgccttagCTGACtctcgagggttggctccgcctcgcccgacctccgagggtcggctccgcctcgcccgacgttcgagggctagctccgcctcgcccgacgtctgagggctggctccgcctcgtccgatctccgagggctggctccgcctcgcccgacgtctgagggctggctccgcctcgcccgatccctcgggcaCGGATCTTTACGGAAGcttacgacaaccactacggtctagaaggtgtgacccaaggtcaaacttctggcatcgtgcagggagcggtcacatctcagCACGACCCGTCCCCACGACATGtcattccagggaactcacatcacccacaATGACGGACGCGCGGTCactgtgctgcctactccctgtatggcCGCTGATCAACACGCTGGTTCGCCGCGCCGCCTGCCGGGATGGAGTGGGACGTGACGACCCGCTGACAATGCCAGGGCATGGCATTGTCAGCGGACAGGCGCCCGGCGTTGCCCTGTCATGATCAGCGGACATGCGCCTGGCGTGGGGCTGTCCCtgtcaccgcctgccatgtcagcggggcccgcacagaggaaaaggaagacccggcaacCCTGAAGGACTTTCTTCGCCTCTcgttttcctcttttctcccatctgtaacccatactctcccttggcctataaaagggaaagcagggcaccccactaaggggcattgattcacgacaTCGCACATCACACCGCAtcacagcagaaccactagcatcgaacctcgagCACATAGCTGAGTAGTGACCGAGCTCTTAGCACCCCATTCGatttttccatcagagacttgtgacctgtccctctcttgcccgtttgtaacccctactatgaattttttagtgctaataacacgagcaacagccacaaattggacgtagggacattctgcccgaaccagtataaaccttgtgtctttttagcacaccatccgggccagacgcgcaataatacaaatttactcgttggtgtttactcgaaacactgacAATATCCTATCGGATTTGCTCTCACTTGTAATTAGGGACTGTTGTCTCTGTCTTAAATAGCAGCTTGCCTTTGACATTGATTTATTGGGCTAGTCGATGGGAGTCCTGCGATTATCAATTGATGATACTAGAAGATAGCCTGTGCATTGCTGCAGGAATCGCGAATGAATTTTAGTGGATATTATGGTATTGCTGATGTGAACAAATAAATGTTAGTGGATGATGTAGCTTGCTGATGTAGATAGTTTGCATGAAGAGATAGGGCCATAATTGCATGCTCTAGTGAGTTGCTGATATGGATATCTTGCATGTTGAGATGGAATTCTAGTGAGGTTTATGATTATAAGATATATAGAAATATAGAACATAGATATaattatagatatagatatagatattgaTATTAAGAGTTTCTGATCTTGGTATAGCTGAATTCTAGTGCATTTTTTTCAGATTTGATGTATTGATGGTTCAAACGGTTTGTGTTTGCAGCACATCGAAGGTTCATACTCTGGAGAAAGTATATGGTTTCAGATTCGTATGTAGAAGCATCGTTGATGTAAAGAGCTACAAATTCCATTCCCGCATTTCAAAGAGGAAGTGCTACTTGAGGAACTCACCGTCGGAGTGTGATAGGACCATCCACAGTGCTAGATGGTTGGAGTTTCGGAGACACAAGGGACTCTTCCAGAGAACTAGAAGGATGGTTCACATTATTCCGTTGGCTTCTGACGATGATGGCAACCGTGTATCTGTTAATGGAGCTCCGCAAGTTGGTTCAACAAGCAACATTGATGAAATAAGGTTGAAATTGAATAAAGCATTGCAGAGTGAAGATATCAGCAATGGACTCGTCCAGTCAGTACATGATGCTGCAAGATCTATTGAGTTGGCTTTCATAGAGCACAGCAAATCGTCAAAGAGCTCGTGGTTTCCAAAGACATGGCTGGGTGTTGAGAACAATGCTTGGATAAAATCACTGTCTTACCAGGTACAGTAGTGAACATTCTGCAGAGTTACATTTGCCCCTATTCAGTATTCACATGAAGAAACAGAAAATTTGCAGTCATTGTTATCTCGTCATTCTGATTTTTTTACTATATCAACACAATATTAAAGCCATGAAAAAGGTAAAGATTAGGTTTATAGTGTACCTGAAACGAAACATAAATGTCTCTTGAAATGTTCTTTGTTTAATCACATGTTAAGATGCTGCTACTTATAACCAGCTTAGAGCCAAGCACCATAACTGAACTTGCTTTGAGTCAATGTTTCTTAGTTCTTATACGATATCTTCAACACACTCACTGCTGTTGTGCTCGCCATAGTCCAAAATTCCTGTGAGATACATATTTTCCATTCACTGAAATCTTACAGGAAATGTTTGCAGGCTGCTGTAGACTCATTGTTGCAAGCAGTTATTGATGTTTCATCTCGTGGGAATGGCAGAGATAGAGATATTAATGTGTTTGTTCAACGGAGGTCTACCTTCTAGCCCTTTCCTTTGCTGTCATATCATACTGCTTAAATGTTGTTTTGGAGCAGACTCATTTGTTTCTAAGTATATGATATCCCTTGCATTGAAGTTTTCTGGGAGCAACGTCCTATTTTAAAAGTTCCTTTACATCTAAGTTAAATTGTTAAGATaagatttaagtatgccttttgaTTTATTGGCTGATTGATCTCAGAAGAGGTTGAATTCTAGTTGGAAATTTACTCTCAGTGAGAAACAAGTTACTGCTGAGGTCTATAGTGCTAagttgtagttgcattttttgaTCCGGAAGTAGTCCAGCAATTTTCAATTAGCAAACTGGCAAACCACATAACTGAAGTATATTAAGAAAAGAGTGTAAAACAATATGTGACTAGGTAGAATGCTATTAAATTATTAACATGAAGGTCTTGGTGCCTTAGTTCTATTCACTTTGGGTACATATAGTTAACCAAAAGAGTTTTTAAATGTCTTGCATGGATTTAACATGCATACTTCTGCCAAAGCTGAAGCATCATGAATAATTTTATATCACGGTGCTAACTAAAATATATGTGTTGTTTTCATAATTCATTTAGGTTTTAGTCGGCAGCTGCATAAATGAAGATGAATCTGTATCATATTGATTGCTTTTACTTGTAGGCTAGTATGTTCAAGTGACATTGGATTCATCCTCTCTGTTATGATTTGTTCCATTTGTCGGGTGTCTATTCAGTGATGTTTTATTTGATTGCAGTTTGTCCCGCCTGCTCACCCCCCTCGAGAGTGTTATCAAGAATGAATTGTCTAAGAGGGAACCTACATTGTATGAATGGTATTCGTCCAATCAAAATCCTTTGGTGGTGAGACAATTTGTAAACATTTTTGAAAATGATCCAATGTTTAACTCTGCCACAGCAATGTAAGTTCTATTCTATCTTTTGGACTGTAACATGCTCATAGCCAGTAACTAGTAAAAGACTCATGGATATTTTCTCTTGTTTGCTGTCAGATGCCGTGAAGGCGAGCCAATGAATACTAGTGAAAGTGATCTTTCTCTGCTTATGCTAGGTTTGATCTGTCTTGCTGCAATCACAAAGCTTGGATCAGCAAAAGTTTCTTGTCAGCAATTTTCTTCAATGGTGCCTGATATTATTGGTCGATTCATGGATATGCTTCTTGAGTTTGCCCCTCTAAGTAAAGCATATAACTTGACAAAAGATATTGGCCTTCAGAGAGAATTTTTGTATAATTTTGGTCCTCGTGCTGCTGTTCCTAAACTTGGTAATGATCATGGACTTGAGATATCATTTTGGATTGAACTGGTTCAGAAACAATTACTCCGGGCACTTGATCGTGAAAAGATATGGTCAAGACTGACAACAAGTGAAAGTATTGAGGTTCAAACTAAAAGTGATCTTTTCATCTAGTCATAGAAATCTTGTCCTTTGCTTCAAATTTATATAGTTATTTATTCCTCATTTCAGGTTCTGGAAAAGGATCTTGCAATATTTGGTTTTTTCATTGCTTTGGGTAGAAGCACACAAGGATATTTGTCTTCCAAGGGTCTGACTGATTTGGATGATTCACTGAATGGTATTGTAAGGTATGATCTAtgcgaatttatatttttccatttTCTCACTGAAATGACGTTTCAGTTAATAAGATGATATACCTTCTTTATTACCCAAATATGATTTACTGTACTGAATCATGGGCTTACAATAACCCAGGTATCTTATCGGTGGGAGTGTACTATATTATCCACAGCTGTCCTCGATTAGTTCATATCAACTGTATGTGGAGGTCAGTATGCAGGCAATATACTGAGCTTCTAATGCTACTCAGCATTCAGTGTTCATGTGCCTTTCTTACGTTCAGGTAGTCTGTGAAGAGCTCGAGTGGCTTCCTTTTTACAATGATGATGTTCCTAGTGCAAAAACTGATACTGAAGGTAGAGAAGAAGTGTCTAAAGGAGAAGTCATATCAAGAGTCCTAAATGTGTGCTCTTACTGGATGACTAGTTTTATAAAGTACAGCTCATGGCTTGAGAACCCTTCAAATGTGAAGGCAGCAAAATTCCTTTCTAAGGGGTATGTAATTATTTGGTCACGCAATGCTTATCTTTTTCTTGTTTGCAGATAGGGATTtgtttttatgttttttttgAAAAAGCAGATATGGATTTGTGAGTACTGATTAACTGCATGTTAATAATTGTAGACATGCTATGTTGAGTGACTGCATGAAGGAGCTTGACATATCAAGGTAAGCGTTAAGCAGGAGCTTGAATTGTTTGTTCTCTACCACTCAGTAGATTTATTTGTTTGCTAAACATGTTGCAGAAATAATATGTCAAAAGGCTGTGGCTTCCAAGAACCTGAAGAAGAATTGGATACTGGAACAGAGTTAGCTTCCTTTGACAAGGTATTTATTGCGGAATGCCTTTAAGAGTTGCTAATATATTTTCACATTTTTGCACATCTGAAAAAATTATGTTCTATACGATTgatataggccctgtttggtacagcttatctgggaagcgcttcccagcaatgtttttgaggcgccgcggcgaggcgcggcgcccgacccccttcacaacgcctaggcgtttgtggcggacgcctaggcgacgccatacacacatTGTAAGGCGTTGTAAGCTAGAATTTTATATACTAGTGCCTTATGTTTGGGAAAGCAGAGCACACGCCATATTCAGAGCAGACAGAATAgaacagagcagagcagagcatatCGAGATTCAGAGCAGAGCTTGAGGAGGCAAAGCAGAGAGTATAGAGCAGCAGTACAAGCAGAGTAGAGCAGACAGAAGAGTGCGGCAGCGGCACTGGGGCAAGTGGGTGGCGGAGATCTGCCTCCAGCGGAACTGGACCCGCCTCTGGCTCGGCACCTTTGGAATCCGCGCGCCTCAACTTCCCCGACAACGCCGCCTCCCGCGGCCCGCTCCCCGTCCCCGTCGCCGTCCGCCTCCCCCGAATCGACGACGGTGCCGGAGATGCAGCAGCTGGACTTCGGCGGAGGAAGATGCAGGCCGGCGGAAAAGCAGAGTGGAGGCGGGGGGCATACCAGGCGGAAGGGGACCCGACGGAGGCGCAGTCAACAGGCGGGCCGACGCCGACGGAGGAAGATGCAGGCCGGCTCCGCGGCAGAGGCGGCCGGCCGGTGGACACGAGCGCCCAGCGGAGGTCCAGGTTCGTCCGCCGCCTTCTTTCTTCCTCTCCCCTCGCCCGCACTCGCGGTCAATGACTCGCGCGGTCGATTTCCCACCCGAAGAGGCGCACGCGCGGTCGATTTCCCGCGCGTCTGACGTTTCCTGCGGGCGTGCGGTCGATTCCCCGCGGGGCCGCGCTCTTCGGCATCCGGCGTCCGCGGCGCGGTAGTAGGCGTCCGTCCGACGCCATtcgcgcctaggcgacgcctaatcCTATGAGGCGGACGCCATACACGCTGAGGGCGTGGCGACCCCGACGCCCAGGACCTCGACcacgccttgtcgcctaggcgacgcctaggcgacgACTAGGCGACGCCTCAAAAACACTGCTTCCCAGATACGCTGCACAAATAGAGTAAAAGCGGCGGTCAAAATAAGCTGGTCTGATCCAGCTTCTGCTTTTTAGTACAAATGGGAGCTGTGGGAATAAGCGTGGCCAGAATAAGCTGCTGAAAAGCGTGGCGTTTGGCTGTTGATTTCAGCTTATTTTGGCCATAAGCAGCTtataagctgtaccaaacaggCCCATAATTCTTAGTATGACCTCAAAGGTATTAATGGTAACTATAAAATGCTGTTTCTTTGTATGTTTCCTATGCCTCCACAACAAATTAGAGAACTAGTATAGCATTGACTCTATGTACCCAGCAAACCTCTAAGAGACAATCTCTTATCTAAGAGATAACATACTTACATGCATCATATGCTCTCCTAGTTTGCTTCACCTAAGATTTTACTGATGTAATAGATGGTCCAGGTGGCACTATTGTACATGCCCTTAGATGTATTGAGAGATCTCATGAGTAAAAGGATGGACAATTGCATATGTGGTGGACAGATATCATTTGCAATTAAATGTATTTTGGATATGCCATCTGCTTATTTCAAGTTTACGATGATAGTTGCCTCTAAAATAGATGCTATCTTCAGTTGTTGAAGCGTTGACGACATCGGTTTTAATCATTGCAGTCACTTGAAAGTGTTGAAGAAGCTTTGGTTAAGTTAGAAAATTTGCTCCAAGAATTACATGTTTCCAGTTCAAACTCTGGTAAGGAGGATCTACAGGCTGCATGCTCTGATCTTGAAATGATAAGAAGACTGAAGAAAGAAGCTGAGTTTCTTGAGGCATCCTTTCGAGCAAAAGCAGAATATCTGGAGGTGAGCCTTTTGGCTTTCTTTTATTTTCAGTATCTCTTACCCACACATGTTGCTTCTAATAAAGGATAGCCATGCATTCTTACAATTACAAGTCTTTGATCTCATTGTATTGGGAAGAGTTCCTTTTATGGATTTCCAGTGCACTCCACTTATCATGGTCAGTCCATCAGGATACTGCCAGGCGAGAACAGTTACTCCGATTACTGTAGCTCATGAATTGCATAAGTTTGCTTCTGTTGTTATCTTAGCCAAGATATGATTTAGTTGCATTGGTTAGTGATAGCATCACATCAGATGCATCTCTTTTCAATTAAGCAATGGGAACTCAATGTAATTTCCCGTCAATGTTTGTAATCCTCTCTTAAGGGCCTGTTGGTTTCAGCTTATGCTTTTGTCGTCTGGTCAAAAGGCAGAAGGTGGAACAAATGGCTAGGTTTTGAAATTGGTTTTTGAGAAGCGCTGTATTTGTATTAGAGGCCAAAAGCAAGTCTGAAGACGCTTTTGCTGGCTTCTATGGGATCTGTTCTGAGGGTTATACATTTTATATTTATTCAAAAGCCAATGGACAATGTTAGCATGTTTACTGCTTCCGGCCTTCGCGAGTGACTCAACGGTGGCCTTGATATCGTCGCCCATGTTGCTGGCGCAGGAGGAGGACGCGGGGGAGGGTTGTGGTGTTGGCGGCGCGGCGGCTGGTGGTGGGGTGGGTGGTGCGGCGGCTGGTGGTGGTGTCGAGTTGGCGAGGGAAGGCGAGGATCGCCGggaccgtgataccaggttgtcaaggacgTCGAGCCCTAGGGTGGCCGGCCCTCGATTACGGAGATCGTAGCCTCGGTCCGTCTTCTAGGGCGAGGTTTTCCCCCTCAGCAGCCTAGGCTTGAGAACGATAGAGAGAGGTAGATTGGTATTGATAATTCTTGATTCCCTCACACGAGTGCTGATTACATAAATATATAGCCTTTCACAAGGCAACCGAATAGAGCTAATTGCTCCTAAAACTAAGGACCTGATCTGATGGCTTTCCATCCTAGCCACTCGGTGGCGCAGCCTGCCCGCGTGACGCGCTCTGCGCGATCTGCTGCGCGCCGGATGTCCCTGGCACGGCGCCGTCTAGAGTACGTGCGCCCGTACATGACAGAACCTCCCCTGGCTGTCACCTACTTACTCCCCCTCTTTACTGCTAGTATTTACTTCTCCTTTTGCTGCTAGACGGCTGATGCCTGGGAATCTTCCCTGGCTGTCGCCTGTGTgcttccccctctctctcttgtgTTAGTCTAGCTCCTATATAAATCCCTGTAATTTGGTTTACTCAACATGTATGAATACAAGAGCTAGTTCATCCTCTATCAGACAAGACATCCCATAGAAGCCAGCTTTTTAAATCAAAAGCTTAAACAAACGGGCCTAAGTGTAATTTCTAATACTAAGCAGCGGTCACCATCTGTCTATCCTTCTGGTGGTGTTTTACAGCTTAATGATATCAGATTATTATGTGCTTAATGTACCAGTTGGAAACAGTACATGCCAAACTGCATACTTGGTTGCACTACAGTTGGAACTAGAATTAGTTTGCAATCATGGTAAATGTGTTTTTTTTATGGTTTATTAGGCCGATGCACCTGCAGAGGAAGGACGTGTAAATACAGGTAGCAGGACGAACGATACATCAGCACCACAAAAATCAGGAAGCAGGTGGAGTATTCTTGTAACTAATACTAATTAACTAATTCAAACATGGTTGTGATAGCTTATGTGATTTCAGGGTAGTAAAGCAGACCTGTTCAGTTGTTT
This DNA window, taken from Miscanthus floridulus cultivar M001 chromosome 13, ASM1932011v1, whole genome shotgun sequence, encodes the following:
- the LOC136499086 gene encoding uncharacterized protein, which encodes MATAVASQPRHLPLGAGGEPRCTASTSKVHTLEKVYGFRFVCRSIVDVKSYKFHSRISKRKCYLRNSPSECDRTIHSARWLEFRRHKGLFQRTRRMVHIIPLASDDDGNRVSVNGAPQVGSTSNIDEIRLKLNKALQSEDISNGLVQSVHDAARSIELAFIEHSKSSKSSWFPKTWLGVENNAWIKSLSYQAAVDSLLQAVIDVSSRGNGRDRDINVFVQRSLSRLLTPLESVIKNELSKREPTLYEWYSSNQNPLVVRQFVNIFENDPMFNSATAICREGEPMNTSESDLSLLMLGLICLAAITKLGSAKVSCQQFSSMVPDIIGRFMDMLLEFAPLSKAYNLTKDIGLQREFLYNFGPRAAVPKLGNDHGLEISFWIELVQKQLLRALDREKIWSRLTTSESIEVLEKDLAIFGFFIALGRSTQGYLSSKGLTDLDDSLNGIVRYLIGGSVLYYPQLSSISSYQLYVEVVCEELEWLPFYNDDVPSAKTDTEGREEVSKGEVISRVLNVCSYWMTSFIKYSSWLENPSNVKAAKFLSKGHAMLSDCMKELDISRNNMSKGCGFQEPEEELDTGTELASFDKSLESVEEALVKLENLLQELHVSSSNSGKEDLQAACSDLEMIRRLKKEAEFLEASFRAKAEYLEADAPAEEGRVNTGSRTNDTSAPQKSGSRVDNKRRPFWDFGRSLGKKVDPALADQDGTFANVEKKDAESNDILRFEQLRRELIELEKRVQKSADEAQKEEEMVVVDETTVPSPGSSVPSGQATKKENVITKSVEKVKETTTTVLQGTQLLAIDTGAAMGLLKRALIGDELTQKEKQALQRTLTDLASVVPIGILMLLPLTAVGHAAILAFIQRYVPSMIPSTYAPDRLDLLRQLEKVKEMEVAEGSSEDILEAVGSRTEQVK